In the Neospora caninum Liverpool complete genome, chromosome Ia genome, one interval contains:
- a CDS encoding putative WW domain containing protein, translating to MTSQGSSVDASLGLSPAALSPLPPDWYEYRDPRGVPYYHNPRLNVTQWERPTAAPPTAAPAPPTVSLEPQASPAGAGPSTVDLSAGRAAPRSVHQGGFLSLSDTGLEPQSRVCTDPGKTRGALLDGAVGLASGARGPSLTAPAGDGGPRQAGVWSLCGCCEGARAALHRLFDVTTDDILTRLKLALLPWKTQDVCTNPASAPAAGENAEPADKDSFASSTSTLAALSPLTARPSLVFLNSPDAYGPFWCATTLVLLCFASSNLPLLLWPSRFAAAGLAADVRHLTQAAGSVYAALFAPPLLVWLGLLWERHRRGSGGGSETHAGASPFADPRFDQLFCLQGYALVPLCAGSACLLLLGLLPQHGSVVALRWTSAGAAGASASRFLYVHLKPLLAAERRRARVAAVAGLLASVILLLFVLLSFAGSSEPPTGSREVEAAGDRSWNGDGDAGGTAPAASTADEEARDAEREEKEGREEKEGREEKEGREGREEREEKEGREEKEGREGREGETEQGEGEEENGEEGARGERRGRSAGRKRQSEARDARETDAQLPGEAEETETLGKQGRTGEMEVETEEKEEESVHREKRVRGEGRERGHTGKEAKSEESVQVEEGSEAKRPEAQRENTDSEGKEDPE from the coding sequence ATGACGTCTCAGGGCTCCTCCGTGGACGCCTCGCTGGGGCTTTCCCCcgcggcgctgtctccactgCCCCCAGACTGGTACGAGTACCGCGACCCGCGCGGCGTCCCCTACTACCACAACCCGCGCCTGAACGTCACGCAGTGGGAACGGCCGACTGCCGCGCCTCCGAccgccgcgcccgcgccTCCGACCGTGTCTCTGGAGCCCCAGGCGTCTCCCGCTGGGGCGGGGCCGAGCACCGTGGACCTCTCGGCGgggcgcgccgcgccgcgcagcGTGCACCAGGGCGGCTTCTTGTCTCTCAGCGACACAGGCCTCGAACCCCAGTCGCGTGTATGTACAGACCCAGGAAAGACACGCGGCGCGCTCCTCGACGGGGCTGTAGGTCTCGCCTCGGGCGCTCGCGGGCCAAGCCTCACGGCGCCTGCCGGAGACGGTGGCCCCCGACAGGCTGGGGTGTGGAGTCTTTGTGGGTGttgcgaaggcgcgcgggCTGCCCTGCATCGTCTCTTTGACGTCACAACTGACGACATTCTCACGCGTCTCAAgctcgcgcttctcccctGGAAAACGCAGGACGTCTGCACGAACCCAGCGTCAGCTCCGGCCGCtggcgagaacgcggagCCGGCCGACAAGGactccttcgcgtcttcgacTTCCACTCTGGCCGCACTCTCCCCCCTAACTGCGCGCCCGTCGCTCGTCTTTTTGAACTCGCCGGACGCGTACGGTCCCTTTTGGTGCGCGACTACGCTCGTCCTCCTGTGCTTCGCGTCCAGCAACTTGCCTTTGCTCCTCTGGCCGTCGCGCTTTGCTGCGGCGGGTCTCGCGGCGGATGTTCGGCACTTGACGCAGGCTGCCGGGTCGGTCTATgccgcgctcttcgcgcCGCCACTCCTCGTGTGGCTGGGCCTTCTGTGGGAGAGGCACAGACGCGGGAGCGGCGGAGGTTCGGAGACGCACgctggcgcgtctcctttcgcaGATCCGCGCTTCGATCAGCTTTTCTGCCTCCAAGGCTACGCCctcgtgcctctctgcgcaggATCCGCCTGTCTGCTCCTTCTCGGGCTGCTGCCCCAGCACGGCTCAGTCGTCGCGCTGCGGTGGACCTCAGCGGGCGCTGCGGGTGCTTCCGCCTCGCGGTttctgtacgtacacctgaagCCGCTCTTGGCGGccgagcggcggcgcgcgcgagtcGCAGCGGTCGCGGGACTGCTCGCCTCCGTGATTCTGCTGCTCTTTGTGCTGCTGAGTTTCGCAGGCTCCTCAGAGCCGCCCACAGGCTCGCGCGAGGTCGaggcggcaggagacagatcctggaacggagacggagacgccggaggcACGGCCCCTGCGGCGAGCACTgcggacgaagaagcaagagacgcagaacgagaagaaaaagaaggaagagaagaaaaagaaggaagagaagaaaaagaaggaagagaaggaagagaagaaagagaagaaaaagaaggaagagaagaaaaagaaggaagagaaggaagagagggggagacggagcagggcgaaggggaagaagagaacggggaggagggtgcgcggggcgagagacgaggccgaagcgcaggacggaagagacagagcgaggcgcgagacgcgagagagaccgacgcgCAACTCccaggagaggcggaagagacagagacactcggaAAGCAGGGACGAACAGGGGAGATGGAAgtcgagacggaagagaaagaagaagagagtgtgcacagggagaaacgtgtgcgcggagaaggaagggagagaggacacacCGGAAAGGAGGCtaaaagcgaagagagcgtTCAAGTCGAGGAAGGGTCGGAGGCGAAACGGCCAGAAGCGCAGAGGGAAAATACAGACAgtgaggggaaggaagaccCCGAATGA